In Actinomadura luteofluorescens, the sequence ACGAGTGGCACATGTCCGTGGCCGGGCGGCTCGCGGAGAGCGACGCGAGCGGTCTCGTCCAGCGGACGGGGTCGCTGACCGTCGACCTGGGCTCGCCGGAGTCGGAGGCCGCGGCCGCCGAGTGGTGGGAGAAGCTCACCGCGGCGGGCGGCGAGGGCATGGTGGTCAAGCCGCTGGGGCCGCTGCCGGAGGACGCCAAGGTGCAGCCCGGGATCAAGTGCCGCGGGCCGGAGTACCTGCGCATCATCTACGGGCCCGACTACCGCGAGCCGGAGCACCTCGACCGGCTGCGCCGCCGGTCGCTCGGGCGCAAGCGGTCGCTGGCGATGCGCGAGCACGCGCTCGGCGCCGAGGCCCTCGACCGGCTCGCGGGCGGGGAGCCGCTGTGGCGCGTCCACCAGGCGGTCTTCGCCGTCCTGGCGCTGGAGTCCGAGCCGGTGGACCCGCGCCTGTAGGCGCGTTCGCGCGCGCCACGGCCCGCTCCCTCGGGGCGGGCCGTGGCGCCCGGTCAGGTGGAGAAGAGCATGTGGAACACGCCGCCGTGGTGCGGGCGGTGGTGCCCGCCGTGGTGATGGTGGTGGACGGCCGGCGCCGGAGCGCCCCAGCCGGGCGCCGCGGCGGGCGGCGGCGCCGCGCGGTACTGCGACTCCATCTGGCCCAGGGCCTCAAGCTCGCCGTAGTCGAGGAAGATGCCCCGGCAGCTGTCACATTGCTCGATGTGGACGCCGCTGCGGGTGTAGGTCCGCATCACGCCACGACACTTAGGGCAGTGCATCGCCTTGTCGTCCTTCCGGTATGGATCCCCAGATAGAGGCTAAATGTAGGCCAGGTTCGGCGCCACGTCATGCCGCGTCCCCCGCCGCGGATATTCTCACGCAGGCGTCGACCATCGCCTGCTCCGCACCGTCGAGTGGCCGATCTTTCCTCCCGGCGGATATGACGCACGTGGCCGCGATCTGGATCGCAAGACTTCGGGCGGGAACGTCGAGGGCCGTCCAGGGATCGTCCTGCGCGGGGACGGCCGGGCCGCCCGCCTCCCTGTACGCGCCCAGGAATCGCTCCCAGTCCTCTGGTGGGAGGACCCCGGCGGAGTAGAGCGCCGCAGGACGTGCTAGGTCCCATGCGGGGTCGCCCCTGCCGAGATCCTCGATGTCGATGAGCCGCCATCGCCCACCCGGTGCGCGGACCATCTGCCCCAGATGCCAGTCGCCGTGGATGAGGCACGGGGTGCGCTCCTCGGGCTCCTTCTCCTCGCCGCGTATCCAGGCCGGGAGCGTGGTGAACGCGCGGCGCACCGCGTCCTCGGCGGGGCCGTCCTCCAGACGGGCGACCAGACGCGCCACCCGTGCCGGGCGCCCCCACGACGGCGCGTCGGCCGGGACGGGTTCCGAGTGCAGGGCGGCTAGGAGCCGGGCGCCTTCCTCCCAGGGAAGTTCCTTGGCCGGGTCCACGGGCTCACCGAACGTCGCGAGCGTGACCGTGCGGCCCTCCACGGTGAGCGGCGGCCCCAGAGCGCCGATGACCAGATCGGGCAGCGCTCCCGCCAGCCGTATCCGGGCGAGGAACGGCTCTCCGAGTTCCCGGTCGGCCTGGTGCGCCTTCACGACCACGTCGCCGACGCGGACGACGAGCACACCGTGCCGGTCGTAGAGGGTTTCCGGCCGTCCGTCCTGGGTGGCCTTCTGCCGCCCGATCTCGGCGAGCCGTGTGAAGAGCCCTGGCTGGACGGTCTCGGTGTGCACCCGACCAGTCAACCACTCCGGGCGGGGCCCATCCGCTCCGCCGACGAGGCGGCGAACTCGTCCCGCAGCCGCTGCCGGACGACTTTGCCCAGCATGTTCCGGGGGAGTTCCGTCCGTGGCAGGAACTCGGAGGGCACCTTGTAGTGCGACAGGTAGCGTTCGCAATGCCGGCGCAGCTCGTCCGCCGAGAACGGGTAGGCGGGGTGTTCCACCACGTGGGCGATGATGCGCTCGCCGCGCCGGGCGTCGGGGACGCCGACCACGGCGCAGTCGTGCACGGCCGGGTGGCGGCGCAGCACCTTCTCCACCTCGGACGGGGACACGGTGAAGCCGCTCACCTTGATCATGTCTCGCTGCCGGTCCACGATGGTGAGGAAGCCCTTCTCGTCCATCACCCCTATGTCACCCGTGCGGAGCCAGCCCTTCGACAGGGTCTGCGCGGTGGCGAGCGGCGCGTTCCAGTAGCCCGCGAACACCTGCGGCCCGCGCACGACGACCTCCCCCGTCCCGCCCGGCGGCAGGACCTTCGTCGGCTCGTCCTGGTCGACGATGACGACGTCGGTCATGGGCAGCGGC encodes:
- a CDS encoding TFIIB-type zinc ribbon-containing protein translates to MHCPKCRGVMRTYTRSGVHIEQCDSCRGIFLDYGELEALGQMESQYRAAPPPAAAPGWGAPAPAVHHHHHGGHHRPHHGGVFHMLFST
- a CDS encoding phosphotransferase family protein, producing MHTETVQPGLFTRLAEIGRQKATQDGRPETLYDRHGVLVVRVGDVVVKAHQADRELGEPFLARIRLAGALPDLVIGALGPPLTVEGRTVTLATFGEPVDPAKELPWEEGARLLAALHSEPVPADAPSWGRPARVARLVARLEDGPAEDAVRRAFTTLPAWIRGEEKEPEERTPCLIHGDWHLGQMVRAPGGRWRLIDIEDLGRGDPAWDLARPAALYSAGVLPPEDWERFLGAYREAGGPAVPAQDDPWTALDVPARSLAIQIAATCVISAGRKDRPLDGAEQAMVDACVRISAAGDAA